Genomic segment of Streptomyces longhuiensis:
GCTGCGCTACTACAGCAATCTGACGCAGTCGCAGATCAGCGCGGAATTGGGCGTTTCCCAGATGCATGTGTCAAGACTGCTGGCCAGAAGCTTCGCGCGGCTCAGATCCGCAAACAGGATCGAAGCGTAACCGGAACGAGTGGAGTGCCTTTTCCGGCACTTCCCCGCCGAAATACGTCAGTTCCCCGCCACACCCCCCTTTTCCTGCACCGATTCACCCCATCCATGTCGACATGTCACTACAGCGTGTTGCCGACATGTGACATTCTGCTGGAACCGCGTTTGCCGCAGCCCCGCCTCCGGTATTCAGGTGGAGGCTGCGTTCCTTCCAGACGGGAGCGCCCGCCGCGTCCGTCCGCGACCTCAAGGGGGTGGCATGTCCGCAGACCAGGGCAGCTCGAAGGTGCTCACGCTCAGCAAGAGCGCATCCGCGCCCGACGTGCTTCACAGCTCGCCTGTATCCGGGGCTTCCGAAGCCATCGACACCCGCACCCTGTCCCGCTCCCTCTTCCTGCGGCTCGCCGCACTCGACGAGAACAGCCCCGAGCGTGCCTACGTGCGGGACACCCTCATCGAGCTGAACCTCCCGCTGGTCCGGTACGCGGCGGCGCGCTTCCGCAGCCGTAACGAACCGATGGAGGACATCGTCCAGGTCGGCACGATCGGCCTGATCAAGGCGATCGACCGGTTCGACTGCGAACGCGGCGTGGAATTCCCGACGTTCGCGATGCCGACCGTCGTCGGCGAGATCAAGCGCTTCTTCCGCGACACGTCCTGGTCGGTGCGGGTGCCGCGCCGGCTCCAGGAGCTGCGGCTCGCGCTGACCAAGGCGAGCGACGAGCTGGCCCAGAAGCTGGACCGCTCGCCGACCGTACCCGAGCTGGCCGCGGTGCTCGGCGTCTCCGAGGACGACGTGGTCGACGGACTCGCGGTGGGCAACGCCTACACCGCCTCCTCCCTCGACTCCCCGGCGCCCGAGGACGACGGCGGCGAGGGCTCCCTCGCGGACCGCCTCGGCTACGAGGACACGGCCCTGGAGGGCGTGGAGTACCGCGAGTCGCTCAAGCCGCTGCTCGCCAAGCTCCCGCCGCGCGAGCGCCGCATCATCATGCTGCGCTTCTTCGCGAACATGACGCAGTCGCAGATCGGCGAGGAGGTCGGCATCTCACAGATGCACGTGTCGCGCCTGCTCACGCGGACCCTGTCGCAGCTCAGGGAAGGCCTGATCGCCGACTGAGGCTTCGCGCGCGGCGCCGGTGCCGTTGACGGGGTTCCGAATTGACGGACCGTCAGACACACTGGCGCGATGCGACGAGGATCGATACGCGGCCGCCGAGGCGCCCTCACGGGCGCGACGGCGGCCGTGGTCTGCCTGGGCGGTCTCCTTGCGGCGTGCGGGAGTTCCGGCGGTGGGGACGGCTATGTGGCGGTCGGCGCGGCCGGTGCCACACCCGACCGGACACCGGGACGCACGGTGGCGCCGACCGGCGATGTGGAGCTGGTGCCGCTGGACGGGGCCGACTCGGATCCGCCGGGCCCGTCGGACTCCGGGACGACGGGGTCGGGCAGCGGCGAAGGTGGCGGTGGCGGCGACAAGTCCCCCGGTGGCGGCGGCGGTTCGGGGGATGCGGGCGCCAGACCTGGCGCAGGAGCGCGTACGGGCAGTGGCTCCGGGACACCCGACGCTTCAGGACCCGACGGGTCCGGGCAGCCGTCCACCGGCGCGGGCGGGTCCGGCGGCAGCGGCTCCAGCGGCGGCGGCTCCGGCGGCGGGGCGACGACCACGCCGTCCGCCCCCGGCACCGGCACCGGCACTCCGAGCGGGCCCGCCGCCTTGAAGGTCGGGGACCCGGAGCGCAAGGCCACGGACAAGCGGTGGTGCGAGGACGTGACCCTGAACATGGTCAACACCGGTGGTGCCGCGGTGCGTTCGGGCACGGTGACGTTCGGGACGCACATCATCGGCGCCCTCGGCATCGACTGGGCCACCGTCGAGTCCACCCAGGACCTCCCCGTGCCGATCGACGCGGGGAAGCGGAAGAAGAAGACCTGGACGGTGTGTGTCGACGCCTGGCGGGTGCCGCTCGGCATGCACGTGGAGACGCGGGACGTCTCCGTCACATGGAAGTGAACCGCTCTCCGGGAAAGGGAAGCGAGCGGCTCTCCGGTGCAAGGAAGTGGGCGGCTCTCCGCCGAGAGCCGCAGCGACCTACTTGAGGGCCAGCCAGGCCACGCCGGCCACGATGACGACGGCGAGCACGATGCCGATGATCAGACCCGCGCCGGGTCCCGACTTCGCCGGGGCGGCCTGCTGGCGCGACTGCGAGGCCGGTTCGTCGACGAAGGCGCGGAACATCTGGGTGCTCCCCGCGGGGTCGTAGTTGCCTTCGGGGGCCGGGCCCTGGGGGTTGTGTGCCATGGGGAAGGACCCTAGCGAATACGCGGGGACGACGCCACACCCATGCTGAGCTGCGACTTTACATGTGCAACCCCTCCCCTTTACTTGGTTTTTAGGCTCGTACACCCCTTTTCGTTTGCCTGCGGCAACCAACTGTCTCTATGGTTGCCCTAAGCAACGAACGTAGGAGGTGCCGTGGCCGAGCAGAGTCAGTACGAACAGCTCGCCCGACAGTTCAGTGCCTTCGGTGCCGTCAAACGAGACCTCGCGCGGTCCCTGCCGCACGACTGTCCGGCCGGTTCGGCCGCGGTCCTCATGCTTCTCGGCCAGTACGGCGAGATGCGGATGAGCCGCCTGGCGGAACTGCTCGCCGTAGACATGTCCGTGACCAGCCGCCACGTGGCGCACGTCGCCGAACGCGGCTGGATCGACCGGTCGCCCGACCCCGCGGACAAGCGCTCCCGCATCCTCAGCCTCACCGAACAGGGCGTGAAGCAGATCGAACTGCTCTCCGAGCGGTCGACCGAACTGCTCGCCTACCGGTTGAGCGACTGGTCCGACGACGAGGTCGGGCAGCTGATCGCGATGATGAGCCGGCTCCGCGACAGCTTCGGCGACTGCCGATACACGCCGCGACTCGCGCAGGCACTTCCGGATGCCACCGAAGAGACCACCCGTACACCCGCTTAAGTAAAGGAACCCCATGGCAACAACCACACCGGCAGGTGTGCGGGGCAGCCACGCCAAGCATGGAGGCGCAGCCCCCGGCAGCGGTTCTCCGATGACACACAAGCAGATCATGGAGGCGCTGTCCGGGCTGCTGCTCGGCATGTTCGTCGCGATCCTGTCGTCGACGATCGTCACCAACGCGCTTCCCGAGATCGTCGGCGACCTGGGCGGCGGCCAGTCCGCCTACACCTGGGTCGTCACCGCCTCGCTGCTCGCGATGACCGCGACGACGCCCCTGTGGGGCAAGCTCGCCGACATCTTCAGCAAGAAGGCGCTCGTCCAGATAGCCCTGATCGTCTACGTGGGCGGCTCGGTCGTGGCCGGCCTCTCGCAGAGCCCGACCATGCTGATCGCCTGCCGCGTGGTGCAGGGCATCGGCGTCGGCGGCCTGTCCGCCCTCGCGCAGATCGTCATGGCCGCGATGATCTCCCCGCGTGAGCGGGGCCGTTACTCCGGCTACCTCGGTGCGACCTTCGCCGTCGCCACCGTCGGCGGCCCGCTGCTCGGCGGTGTCATCACCGACACCTCGTGGCTCGGCTGGCGCTGGTGCTTCTACGTCGGTGTGCCGTTCGCGATCATCGCGCTCATCGTTCTGCAGAAGACGCTGAAGCTCCCCGTGGTCAAGCGGGACAACGTGAAGGTCGACTGGGCCGGTGCCTTCTTCATCACCGCCGCGGTCTGCACCCTGCTCCTGTGGGTGACCTTCGCCGACGACAAGTACGACTGGCTCTCCTGGCAGACCGGCGCGATGGTGGGCGGCGCCGTCGTCCTCGCGCTGATCTTCATCTTCGTGGAGACCAAGGCCGCGGAGCCGATCATCCCGCTGCGGCTCTTCCGCAACCGCACCATCACGCTCGCCTCGATCGCCTCGCTCTTCGTGGGTGTCGCGATGTTCACGGGCACCGTGTTCTTCTCGCAGTACTTCCAGCTGGCGCGCGGCAAGTCGCCGACGATGTCCGGTGTCATGACGATCCCGATGATCGGCGGCCTGTTCATCTCGTCGACCGTCGCGGGCCAGATCATCACCAAGACCGGCAAGTGGAAGGCGTGGCTGGTCTCCGGCGGCGTGCTCATCACGGCGGGCCTCGGACTGCTCGGCACGATCCGCTACGACACCCCGTACTGGCGCGTCGCGATCTTCATGGCGCTCATGGGTCTCGGCATCGGCATGATGATGCAGAACCTCGTGCTCTGCACCCAGAACCAGGTCGCTCCGGAGGACATCGGTTCGGCCAGCTCCACGGTCACCTTCTTCCGCTCCCTCGGTGGTGCGATGGGTGTCTCGGCGCTCGGTTCGATCATGGCCACGCGCATCACGCACTACGTCAAGGACGGCCTCGCCGACCTCGGCCCCAAGGGCGCTGCCCTGGGCCACGGCGGCACCGGCGGCGGCGCCATCCCGGACCTGGACAAGCTCCCCGCGCCGCTGCGCACGATCATGGAGAGCTCGTACGGGCACGGCATCGCGGACGTGTTCCTGATCGCCGCTCCGATCGCGCTCCTCGCGCTCATCGCCACACTGTTCATCAAGGAGATCCCGCTGCGTACGTCGAACTCCCAGGCTGTTCCGGCCGCCGAGGCCGAGGCCGACGTGCCCGCGGTCGCGGGTGCCGGCGCTCCCCAGGCGGAGGAGCTGGTTCCGGCCATGGCGGCCGCGGTCTCCGAGCCCTCCTCGGACGGCGCGACCCAGCGTCTCCAGGCGGTCGCCACGACGGCGGGCAGCGTCCCGGCGACGGCGTCCACCGGTGGCGGCACCCCGGTCCGCGGCTTCGTCCGCGGCTCCGAGAGCGCCCCGGTCCCGCGGGCAGCGGTCACGCTGATCTCGCTCGGCGGGCGCCAGCTGGGCCGCGCGGTCTCCCAGGGCGACGGCGCCTACGGCCTCGACGCCCCCGGCGCGGGTTCGTACGTCCTGATCGCCTCGGCCGACGGCTACCAGCCGCAGGCCTCCACGGTCGTCGTCGGCGAGGAGCCGGTCGCGTACGACATCCTGCTCAGCGGCACCAGCGGCCTGAGCGGCGTCGTGAAGTCCGTGGACAGCAAGCTGCCGGTTCCCGGCGCCATGGTCATCGTGACCGACGTCCGCGGTGACGTCCTCGCCACCGGACTATCCGGCGAGCAGGGCGAGTTCACCTTCGCCGAGCTGGTCCCGGGTGCGGTCACCGTGGCGGTCACCGCGGCAGGACACCGTCCGTTCGCGCTGCCCGTCGAGGTCGGCGGCACCGGGGTCACCCGGGTCGAGATCGAGCTGCACTCCGGTGCGCAGGTCGCCGGTGTGGTGCGTGCCGCGGGCGGTCCGCTGAACGACGCGCGGGTCACGCTCGTCGACGCGGCGGGCAACGTGGTCGCCACGGCGACGACCGGTCACGACGGCGCGTACGCCTTCACCGACCTGGACAGCGGCGAGTACACGGTCATCGCGACCGGCTACCCGCCGGTGGCCACCGGTCTGACGGTCAACGGCGGCGGCGCCGAGGGCCACGACATCACGCTCGCCCACCCCGGCGAGTGACGACCCCGGGCAGGGACGCGCTTCGAGCGGAGACGCCCCCTGCCCGGTAGTGGGAAAAGGACCCCGGAACCGGTGGCGGCACTACGGCAGGGGACGGCCGGCCGCCACCGGACCGGGGTCCGGCCCGTTTACGGGCCATCGACCAAGGGGCCCCAGCATCGATCGAGGGCCCCAGCGGCGGGCGACCACGCCCGCGAGAGCGGCGCCGGTATTCGGCGCAAGGGAGAAGCATGGGACTGAGCGCGCGGATCCGTACCAAGGACGGATGGGCTCTGCCGCACGCCGTCGTGACGGTGACCGACATGACGGGTGCGCAGGTGCTGCGGGCCGAGGCCGACGACGAGGGGGCCGTGCACGACGCGGTGACCCTGACCGCGGGCCCGTACGTGGTGATCGTGACGGCGGTCGGTTACGCGCCGACGGCGTCCACGGCGATGGTGACGGCGAGCGGCCGTGCCGACGTCGGCACGGTGGTCCTCGCCCGGCAGGGCGGCGCCGAACTGCCGCCGCCCGGACCGTGGACGATCGACCCGGTGCACTCCTCGGTGGGCGCGGTCGCGCAGCACCTCGGCATCTCGAGCGTGCGCGGCCGGTTCACGGAGTTCGGCGGCCGGATCGAGATCGCCCAGGACGTGGAGAAGTCTCGGGTGGAGGCGGTCATCAAGGCGTCCTCCATCGACACGGGCAACGGCATGCGGGACGGGCACCTGAAGACGCCCGACTTCCTGGACGTCGAGACGTTTCCGGAGATCACGTTCCGCTCGACCGGCCTGGAGCCGGCCGGGTCCGACCGCTGGACGGTGCACGGCGAGCTGACGATGCACGGCGTCGTACGGCCCGTGGACCTGGACCTCAGCTACCTCGGCACGGGCGCGGACCCGTGGGGCGGCACCCGGGCGGCGTTCCGGGCGACGACCGAGCTGAAGCGCGAGGACTTCGCGATGAACTACAACCAGGTCGTCCAGGCGGGCATCTCCGCGATCGGCACGACGCTGAAGGTGGAGCTCGACATCCAGGCCGTGCAGGGGGACGCGCTGCCGCAGGTGTGAGCGGGGGTCCGAGCGCGGGCGCCGTCGGCCGTCGTAGGGTGCTGCACATGGCACCCAGCATCGCGACCAACACCCGTGTCTCCCTGGACGAGTTGCTCGACTTCGTCCGCCCGCGCCACCGCGCGCTCCTGCTGACCGCCCGCGCCGACGGAACCCCGCAGGCCTCCCCCCTGACCTGCGGGGTCGACGACTCCGGGCGGATCGTCGTCTCCACCTATCCCGAACGCGCCAAGACCCGTAACGCCAAGCGGAATCCGCGGGTGAGCGTGGTCGTCCTGAGCGACGACTGGAACGGCCCGTGGGTGCAGATCGACGGCACCGCGGAGGTCATCGACTCACCCGAGTCGGTCGAGCCGCTGGTCGAGTACTTCCGCAACATCTCGGGCGAACACCCGGACTGGGACGAGTACCGCGCGGCGATGCTCAAGCAGGGGAAGTCCATCATCCGGATCACGCCCGAACGGTGGGGACCCGTGGCGACCGGCGGATTCCCCGCGGCTCTCGCCCCGAGCGAGTAACAGCCGGCGGACGGAGTCCGACGCAGCGCCCCGAAGCCTGCGAAGCAGCGCGAGGGGCGCAAAAAAAAGGGGGCCCGCGCGGCGATGCTCAAGCAGGGGAAGTCCATCATCCGGATCACGCCCGAACGGTGGGGACCCGTGGCGACCGGCGGATTCCCCGCGGCTCTCGCCCCGAGCGAGTAACGGCCGGCGGACGGAGTCCGACGCAGCGCCCCGAAGCCTGCGAAGCAGCGCGAGGGGCGCAAAAAAAGGGGGGCCCGCGCGGCGATGCTCAAGCAGGGGAAGTCCATCATCCGGATCACGCCCGAACGGTGGGGACCCGTGGCGACCGGCGGATTCCCCGCGGCTCTCGCCCCGAGCGAGTAACGGCCGGCGGCGGATTCCCGGCGCACCTGGCCTGAGTGCCCGGCCTGGCGCACGCTCTAGCGCGGGGGCTGCTGCTGGGCCGTGACCATCGTGTCGATGCCGGCCACCAGCAGGTCGAGCGCCACCTGGAAGTCGGCCTCGCGGATGTCCTCCACCTTGTGGCCCTCGGTGCCCGCCATCAGCGCCCGCGCGTTCTCGTAGTCCTCGGCCATCTCCGGGGCCAGTTCGCCGAAGGCGCCCATCGCGTGGTGGTAGTACTCGTCCTGGGTCATCCCGGCGTCCGCGCAGCGCTGTACGAAGTGGCCCTCGATGGTCCCGTACCCGTACACGAACTGGAAGACGGCGGCGATCGCGCCCCGCTGGCCCTGCAGGTCGAGGCCGGTGTCCTCGATGATGCGCTGCACCTGGCGCGAGAACGCCAGTGAGTGGGGGCCGATGTTGAGGAAGTGGCCCGTGAGCGGGGAGGTCCAGGGGTGGCGCACCAGGCTCGCGCGGTACACCCCGGCGAGCTGCCTCAGCGGGGCGCGCCAGTCGCCGCCCGGTGCCGCGGGCTCGGGCAGCTCCATCTCGCCGAAGACGCGGTCGAGGGCCAGTTCCAGGAGGTCGTCCTTGGTGTCGACGTACCAGTAGACGGACATCGCGGTCACGCCGAGCTCGGCCGCGAGGCGCCGCATCGAGAACTTGGCGAGGCCCTCGGCGTCGAGGAGCCTCACGGTGGCCGCGGTGATCCGCTCCCGGTCGAGCGTGCTGGGCGCCTCGCTCCTGCGGGTACGCGGCGTCTTGCCCTCCAGCCAGACGCTCGTCCGCGCCGGACGCCCCGCACGGTCGGCTGCCTTCGCCATGGCGCACCTTCCCAAAGTCCTCGTACCGGCCCGGTTCCGGCAGCGGACCGGAACGACCCGGTCCGCCACCACCGATGCTAAGTGCAGCTACGCCGCGGCCTTCACCGCTGAGCCTGCCCGCTCCGCCCTCCTGAGCAACGCCGCGGCGAGGAGGCCGCCCACGAGCACGGCGACCGCGCCGACCAGCTGGCTGGTCTCCAGGCCCGAGGAGAACGCGTCGGCGATCCGCTCCCGCTCCGCCCCCGACTTCGCCGCGGCGAGCGCCGCCGGGAGCGAGGCCGCGGAGACGGATACGAGCGCGGCGAACCGGGAGTTCAGCACGGCGCCGAGGACGGCCACACCGAGACCGTTGCCGAACTCGGCGAGCGTGCCGTTGACTCCGGCGCCGACGCCCGCCTTCTCCGGCGGGATCGCGCTCATGATGGCGTTCGCCATGGCGGGCATGGCGACGGAGATGCCCGCGCCCATCACGACGAGGCCGAGCAGCATCCCCCCGTACGAGTCCCCGCCGAGCAGGGCGATCGCGGCGAGGCCGGCCGCGAGGCACGACATGCCGGTGGCGATGGTCGCGGGGGTGCCGAGCTTCGGCAGGATGCGCGCGCCGACGCCGGTGAGGTTGAGGACCACGACCGTCAGGGCCATGGGCGCCGTACGCAGACCGGCCTCCAGGGCACCGTAGCCGAGCACGAACTGGAGGTGCTGGGTGAGCAGGAAGAGCGAGCCGCCCATGCCGAAGGCGACCAGGATCGCGCCGGCGACGGCCCCGGTGAACTGCTGGTTGCGGAAGAAGTGCATGTCCAGCATCGGGTACGGGATCCGCAGCTCCCAGACGACGAACGCGGCCAGGACCACGAGGCCGACCAGCGCGGAGAAGCCGACGTGCGCGGACGTCCAGCCGTGCTGCGGGCCCGAGATGATCGCGTAGACCACGCCCGTCATACCGACCGTGGACAGGAGCGCGCCGACCAGGTCGGGCCGGTCGCCGAGCGGGTTCTTGGACTCGGGGACGAGCGCGAGGACCGCGATCAGGCCGATCACCGCGACCGGGATGTTGATCAGGAAGATCGCGCCCCACCAGAAGTGGTCGAGCATGACGCCGCCGATGAGCGGGCCCGCGGCGAAGCCGAGGGAGTTCACGGTGGCCCACAGGCCGATCGCCCGGACGCGCTCCGCGTCGTCGAAGATCTGCACGACGACGGCGAGCGTGGTGGTCATCAGGAGCGCGCCGCCGACCCCCATGCCGGCGCGCGCGGCGATCAACTGTCCGGTGGACTGGGCGAGTCCGGCGACCAGCGATCCGGCGCCGAACAGGACGAGCCCGGCCGCGAGCATCTTCTTGCGCCCGTAGCGGTCGGCCGAGCTGCCCGCGGTGAGCAGGAGACCCGACTGGACCAGCGAGTACGCGTTGATCATCCACTGGATGTCGGAGGTCGAGGCGTCCAGCTCCCGGGTGAGGGAGGGGATCGCCACGTTCAGAACGGTGTTGTCGAGCAGCACGGTGAGCTGGGCGAGGCAGATGACACCGAGGATCAGCCAGCGCTGCGGGTGGCCGCCGCCGGTGGCGGCCGTTGAGTTCTCGGCGGTCGTCGCCGTCATGTCCAGATTCCCCTATACGGTGTACGTCGAGTGGCGTCGTACACCGTATAGCCGTCTGCGTGCGGCGGCCAAGTCACTTTTCGGCGCCGGACACCCGCTAGCGTTCTCCCGCCTGAAACCTGACGAGTGAGGGGTCGGATGTCCAAGCACCGCCGCACACCGCAAGTTCTGCTCGCCGCCGGACTGTTGGGGGGACTCGCCGTCGCGCCGCAAGCGCGGGCCGCCGGGGGGCCACCGCCCGTCCCGCTGCGCATCGCCACGTACAACATCCACGCCGGTTCCGGCATGGACAACGTCTTCGATCTCGACCGCCAGGAGGCGGCGCTGCGCGCCCTGCACGCCGACGTCATCGGGCTCCAGGAGGTCGACGTCCACTGGGACGCGCGCAGCCAGAACCGGGATCTGGCCCAGGAACTGGCCGACCGGCTCGGGATGCATGTGTCGTTCGCGCCGATCTACAGCCTCGACCCGGTCGAGGACGGGGGGCCGCGCCGCGAGTACGGGGTCGCGATCCTGTCCCGGTATCCGGTCCGGGGCGCCGTCAACCACGAGATCACCCGCCTGTCGACGCAGGACCCGAACCCGGTCCCGGCGCCCGCCCCCGGCTTCGGGGAGGTCGAGCTGAAGGTGCGTGGGGTGCCGGTCCAGGTCTTCGTGACGCACCTCGACTACCGGCCCGACCCGTCGGTACGGGCCGCGCAGGTCGCCGACACCCGCAGGATCATGGCCGGGGAACGTACGTCACCCAAGGACCGCCAGATCCTGCTCGGCGACTTCAACGCGGAGCCGGGCGCCCCCGAACTCGCCCCGCTGTGGAAGGAGCTGACACCGGCCGACCCGGGGGCGTACACCTTCCCGGCGGCGGATCCGGTCAAGCGGATCGACTACGTCGCGGTGGGCGAGGGCGTCCGGGTACGCGACGCGGCGGTGGCCGAGACTCTCGCCTCGGACCACCGCCCGGTTGTCGCCGATCTGTCGCTGAACAGGAGTTAGGGCAGACCTAGGACTTCGGCTGCGTCAGGTCGTAGAAGGTCGCGCTGCCCACGGTGACCTTCGTGTAGTTCTTCTCGACCCAGGACTGGATCTTGGAGGCGGAGCCGCTGCCGCCGCCCATCCCGCCCATGCCGCCACCGAGGAAGTAGTGGATCTTCCCGTCCTCGACGTAGCTCTTGAACTGGGCGAGCGTCGGGGACGGGTCGCTCCCGTTGAAGCCGCCGATCGCCATGACGGGCTTGCCGGTGGAGAGCTGGTAGCTCGCCGCGTTCTGCGAGCCGATGGCCGCGGCGGCCCAGGTGTAGTCGTCCGCGTTCTTCTCCACGAGGGCCTTGGCCTTGGCGCTGACCTGGGCGCCGTTGAGGAGCCCGCCCATTCCGCCGCCGCCCGCGCCACCGCGTTCACCCATGCCTGCGCCGCCGGGCATCGTGCCGGTGCCGCCCTGCTGCTTGCCGTTGCCTGTGCCCTGGTTCTGGCCCTGGCCATTGCCCTGGCCGGGCATGCCGCCGGTCGGAGGCAGGCCCGTGCCGCCCCCCTGCTGGCCCTGCCCGCCCTGGCCGGGCGGCTGGCCCTGCTGACCCTGGCCGTTCTGCCGGCCCTGCTGGCCCTGGCCGGGCGGCTGCATTCCGCCGCGCATCCCGCCTTCGCCGCCGGGGCCACCGGGGAAGCCGCCCCGGCCGCCCATCGTGCTCGCCCCCGCAGGACCGGCCGTCACGATCGACCCGCTGTGCCCGGTGCCGAGCGTGCTGATGGTGTACGCGGTCGGCCCGGCCAGCGCGGCCACGAGGCCCACCCCGGCGGCACCGAGCGCCAGTTGACGGTTCAGCCGGCCCGCGACGGCGAGACCGAGGCCCGCCGCGACGCCGCCGACGAGGATCACCCAGCGCAGCCACGGCACATAGTCGGGCGTCCGGTTCAGCAGGACGTACGACCACACCGCCGTCACCGCCACCGTGACGCCGAGCGCGGCGGACGCCGTGAACCTGGCCCGCTCCTCCCACAGCACGCTCGCGCCCATGCCGACGAGCGCGGCGGCGTAGGGGGCGAGGGCCACCGTGTAGTACTGGTGGAAGATCCCGGCCATGAAGCTGAAGACGACCATGGTCATCACCAGCGAGCCGCCCCACGCGAGGAACGCGGCGCGTGCCGTGTCGGTGCGCCGCGCCTTCCAGGTGACGACGACACCGGCGACGAGCAGCACCAGCGCGGCCGGCAGGAGCCAGGAGATCTGGCTGCCGATCTCGGAGTTGAACATCCGGTCGATGCCGGTCTCGCCCCACTGGCTGCCGCCGCCCATGCCACCGCCGCCGCCGACGCTGCCGGTCTCCTCTCCGTTGATCCGGCCGAGCCCGTTGTAGCCGAAGGTCAGCTCGAGGAACGAGTTGTTCTGGGAGCCGCCGATGTACGGGCGCGAGGACGCGGGCCACAGCTCCACGACCGCGACCCACCAGCCGCCCGCGACGACCATCGCGAGCCCGGAGAGCAGCAGCTGTCCGATCCGCTTGAGCGGCCTGCCCGGCGCGAACACCGCGTACAGGACGGCCAGCGGCGGCAGGATCAGGAACGCCTGGAGGGTCTTCGCGAGGAACGCGAGGCCGACGGCGACGCCCGCCCACACCAGCCACTTCGTCCGGCCGTTCTCCATGCCGCGCAGGACGCAGTAGACCGTGACGGTCATCAGGAGCGCCAGCAGGGCGTCCGGGTTGTTGAAGCGGAACATCAGGGCGGCGACGGGCGTGAGCGCGAACGCCGCCACGGTGAGCAGCCCGGCCGCCGCGCTGAACCGGCGCCGCACGGCCGCGTACAGGACGCCCGCCGTCGCCACGCCCATCAGGACCTGCGGGACGAGGATCGCCCAGGAGCTGAGGCCGAAGATCCGCACCGAGAGCGCCATCGGCCACAGCGACGCCGGGGGCTTGTCGACGGTGATGGCGTTGGCCGAGTCGAGCGACCCGAAGAACATCGCCTTCCAGCTCTGGCTCCCGGCCTGCACGGCCGCGGAGTAGAAGGAGTTGGCGTAACCGGAGGCGCTCAGGTTCCACAGGTAGGCGAGCGCCACGACGAGCAGCAGGCCGAGGAACGCGGGGCGCGCCCAGCGCGGGTCCTCGGACCGGCCGCGCCAGACCCGGGTGAGCGGGGGCTGCTTCGGGCGGCCGTGGCCCTGGCCCTGAACGGCCGGTGCGGCCGGGGGCGG
This window contains:
- a CDS encoding ArnT family glycosyltransferase, coding for MTLPHLPADAPALPPPPAAPAVQGQGHGRPKQPPLTRVWRGRSEDPRWARPAFLGLLLVVALAYLWNLSASGYANSFYSAAVQAGSQSWKAMFFGSLDSANAITVDKPPASLWPMALSVRIFGLSSWAILVPQVLMGVATAGVLYAAVRRRFSAAAGLLTVAAFALTPVAALMFRFNNPDALLALLMTVTVYCVLRGMENGRTKWLVWAGVAVGLAFLAKTLQAFLILPPLAVLYAVFAPGRPLKRIGQLLLSGLAMVVAGGWWVAVVELWPASSRPYIGGSQNNSFLELTFGYNGLGRINGEETGSVGGGGGMGGGSQWGETGIDRMFNSEIGSQISWLLPAALVLLVAGVVVTWKARRTDTARAAFLAWGGSLVMTMVVFSFMAGIFHQYYTVALAPYAAALVGMGASVLWEERARFTASAALGVTVAVTAVWSYVLLNRTPDYVPWLRWVILVGGVAAGLGLAVAGRLNRQLALGAAGVGLVAALAGPTAYTISTLGTGHSGSIVTAGPAGASTMGGRGGFPGGPGGEGGMRGGMQPPGQGQQGRQNGQGQQGQPPGQGGQGQQGGGTGLPPTGGMPGQGNGQGQNQGTGNGKQQGGTGTMPGGAGMGERGGAGGGGMGGLLNGAQVSAKAKALVEKNADDYTWAAAAIGSQNAASYQLSTGKPVMAIGGFNGSDPSPTLAQFKSYVEDGKIHYFLGGGMGGMGGGSGSASKIQSWVEKNYTKVTVGSATFYDLTQPKS
- a CDS encoding endonuclease/exonuclease/phosphatase family protein — its product is MSKHRRTPQVLLAAGLLGGLAVAPQARAAGGPPPVPLRIATYNIHAGSGMDNVFDLDRQEAALRALHADVIGLQEVDVHWDARSQNRDLAQELADRLGMHVSFAPIYSLDPVEDGGPRREYGVAILSRYPVRGAVNHEITRLSTQDPNPVPAPAPGFGEVELKVRGVPVQVFVTHLDYRPDPSVRAAQVADTRRIMAGERTSPKDRQILLGDFNAEPGAPELAPLWKELTPADPGAYTFPAADPVKRIDYVAVGEGVRVRDAAVAETLASDHRPVVADLSLNRS